A window of the Hevea brasiliensis isolate MT/VB/25A 57/8 chromosome 6, ASM3005281v1, whole genome shotgun sequence genome harbors these coding sequences:
- the LOC110651496 gene encoding disease resistance protein At4g27190: protein MDVIKILSGIVQFLWQKGHIKHQEQNIEQLKLKIRFLYYMRDALKEEIMKELVRGRMPSREYRTWLHKGEKIEHQINDMLDAQLKDSVIDVQFSVEQSKQWVSMLEYEIVKCLERSPFDHGPSSDPQHETMRMSTSRIERKMYRSMKKGQKVKSLKTQARAEKKATRKFKLAKFGSAVSKAIAKPFPKKGQIYLVQKVEGNKATAEAYIQEIKSEITGVPSSPSSLSIEEKKTDSISVMKGNTLTAEAEPKEVIYETMVEPISPSSASIEAAKIDLASREKGNKETAEVEQEVEDEITIVPTSSISSMEAAKADLAPGVKGNMAVAGVKPKEVEDEITIVPTSPSIPSMEAAKADLGLRAGGNMAAAVPVRVRDVITSAKPEMVPALIKEHDNFPTADGGEIRIKHMVQKIHGFITNTNAKIIGIYGQRGIGKTSILKVLIDDPKVKDMFHTIIWVTVSRCWSTKKIQDEVVRKLEIGEADFGPDSDMAKILFRTLEKKKFLLILDDVWEKIDLHAVGIPSSSLGKGCRLILATRSLEVCHDMADKEIEVGGLSSKEAWELFRKQAGQIVDSPNIQPYARGIVNECGKLPLNIIVTARALTGENNVSVWKHALKDFLLAKTGNSDFDPQIQQMKFSYERLKVHASKTDVLMSCDIQSCFLYCALLPEDYEVNTFRLVDYWIREGLIAGNSADARKKGHDIVRVLIDAALLESTNKSTCIKMHDTIRDLASGILSAKAESCHFLGRTCPRLTRLPNLGSNSLSPIESIERYHMWRPEDHHEYLFMAGAGLAEPPPEEEWEPAKMIFLMDNELSSLPARPECPNLLMLLLQRNFRLRVLPDSFFGFMPLLKVLNMSKTRITSLPTSISQLPNLEQLNLRDCERLMKLPSEVGKLKRLELLDLHGTVLNELTKEIGELESLKDLEVSFYGPVDHREYSKLSSKLIPDGTISKLPSLINLSIVVFPGDHRWNDTTESVIKDVCNLKNLTSLRFYFPKVQQLQDFLQMSHSWKHNLLRNFNFIVGYDIKRMLSRVPSNVELDYNQQQRCLRLVNYKKIPEDAIVEVLTRTTAFYLDHLLKIRSLSQFGVKNIIGLEFCIVRECPEIEYIIDGKELALPFLEHLSLHYLEKLKGIWKEQLPFGSFASLKCLSIHTCWQLKFVFTSSMSRHFPNLEELVVEDCKAITDIIFVENNIELNYAMLPKLKNMALRYLPNLVSIWEGPWPSLEHISFYHCPKLKKLSMGSVSEFRSSIKKIEAEKQWWDMLKWEDYSLRDELQTCFFPLTEEEL from the coding sequence ATGGACGTGATCAAGATTTTGTCTGGAATTGTTCAATTTCTCTGGCAGAAGGGACATATCAAACACCAGGAGCAGAATATCGAACAACTTAAGCTGAAAATAAGATTTTTATATTATATGAGAGATGCTTTAAAAGAAGAGATAATGAAAGAATTGGTTCGTGGACGGATGCCAAGCAGAGAATACAGAACATGGCTACACAAGGGTGAAAAAATCGAACATCAAATCAATGACATGCTGGATGCTCAACTCAAGGATTCTGTCATTGATGTGCAATTCAGTGTAGAACAATCAAAGCAGTGGGTGAGTATGCTGGAATATGAGATCGTCAAGTGCTTGGAAAGATCTCCATTTGATCATGGTCCCAGCAGTGATCCACAACATGAAACAATGAGGATGTCTACTTCAAGGATTGAAAGAAAGATGTATCGCTCTATGAAGAAGGGACAGAAGGTTAAGAGTCTTAAGACACAAGCAAGGGCTGAGAAAAAGGCTACAAGAAAATTTAAGCTGGCAAAATTTGGAAGTGCAGTATCAAAAGCTATAGCGAAGCCTTTTCCAAAGAAGGGACAGATTTATCTGGTCCAAAAAGTGGAGGGTAATAAGGCAACTGCAGAAGCTTATATACAGGAGATAAAAAGTGAGATAACAGGCGTTCCATCTTCACCATCTAGTCTCAGTATTGAAGAAAAAAAGACAGATTCGATCTCCGTCATGAAGGGCAACACGTTAACTGCAGAAGCAGAGCCAAAGGAGGTGATATATGAGACAATGGTCGAGCCAATTTCACCATCTAGTGCCAGTATAGAAGCAGCAAAGATAGATTTGGCCTCTAGAGAGAAAGGCAACAAGGAAACTGCAGAAGTAGAGCAGGAGGTAGAAGATGAGATAACGATCGTACCAACTTCATCTATTTCCAGTATGGAAGCAGCAAAGGCAGATTTGGCCCCTGGAGTGAAGGGAAACATGGCAGTTGCAGGAGTAAAGCCAAAGGAGGTGGAAGATGAGATAACTATCGTGCCAACTTCACCATCTATTCCCAGTATGGAAGCAGCAAAGGCAGATTTGGGCCTCAGAGCCGGGGGAAACATGGCAGCTGCAGTGCCAGTTAGAGTAAGAGATGTGATAACCTCCGCAAAGCCTGAGATGGTGCCTGCCTTGATAAAAGAGCATGATAATTTCCCTACTGCTGATGGTGGAGAAATCAGAATCAAACACATGGTGCAGAAAATACATGGATTCATTACTAACACAAATGCCAAAATAATTGGTATATATGGGCAAAGAGGGATTGGTAAGACCAGTATACTCAAAGTCTTGATAGATGATCCAAAAGTCAAAGACATGTTTCATACCATAATTTGGGTGACTGTATCAAGATGCTGGAGCACAAAGAAGATACAAGATGAAGTTGTGAGAAAGTTAGAAATTGGAGAGGCAGACTTTGGACCTGATAGTGACATGGCTAAGATATTGTTTCGAACTCTAGAAAAAAAGAAGTTCTTGCTTATTCTCGACGATGTTTGGGAGAAGATTGATTTACATGCAGTTGGTATTCCTTCTTCCAGTCTAGGAAAGGGTTGCAGattgatattggcaacaagatcACTTGAAGTTTGTCATGACATGGCAGACAAGGAGATTGAAGTTGGGGGTCTCTCCAGTAAAGAGGCTTGGGAGTTGTTTCGGAAACAAGCAGGTCAAATTGTTGATTCTCCAAACATCCAGCCTTATGCTCGAGGCATAGTTAACGAGTGTGGCAAATTGCCACTAAATATTATTGTTACTGCAAGGGCTTTGACAGGGGAAAATAATGTTTCAGTGTGGAAACATGCATTGAAGGACTTTCTATTGGCTAAAACTGGAAATTCTGACTTTGACCCTCAAATCCAACAAATGAAATTCAGTTATGAAAGGCTAAAGGTTCACGCCTCAAAGACTGATGTACTAATGTCTtgtgacatacagagttgcttccTATACTGTGCACTACTTCCAGAAGATTACGAGGTCAATACATTCAGACTAGTAGATTACTGGATTCGGGAGGGTTTAATTGCTGGGAACTCAGCTGATGCACGCAAGAAGGGACATGATATAGTTAGAGTTCTCATAGATGCAGCCCTACTGGAAAGCACTAACAAGAGCACTTGCATAAAAATGCATGACACCATCAGGGATCTAGCCTCAGGGATCTTATCAGCAAAGGCAGAAAGTTGCCACTTTCTGGGGAGAACTTGTCCTAGACTTACACGGTTGCCAAATCTAGGAAGTAATTCATTATCACCAATTGAAAGCATAGAAAGATACCATATGTGGAgacctgaagatcaccatgaatacTTGTTCATGGCTGGAGCAGGATTAGCAGAACCTCCTCCAGAGGAAGAGTGGGAACCAGCAAAGATGATTTTTCTAATGGATAATGAATTGTCCAGCCTGCCTGCTAGACCAGAATGCCCCAATCTTTTGATGTTGTTACTCCAAAGAAACTTCCGCCTTAGAGTTTTACCCGACTCTTTCTTTGGTTTCATGCCTCTTCTCAAGGTGCTGAACATGTCTAAAACCAGGATCACTTCCTTGCCAACCTCAATCTCGCAGCTTCCTAATTTGGAACAACTTAACCTGAGAGATTGTGAGCGTCTAATGAAGCTACCTTCAGAAGTGGGAAAACTTAAACGTCTTGAGTTGCTTGATCTCCATGGCACTGTTCTGAATGAATTGACTAAAGAAATTGGAGAACTAGAATCTCTGAAGGACTTGGAAGTATCTTTTTATGGACCTGTTGACCATAGAGAGTATTCCAAACTGTCATCTAAACTCATTCCAGATGGTACCATATCAAAGCTACCTTCTTTAATTAATCTTAGCATTGTTGTGTTCCCAGGAGACCATCGGTGGAACGACACAACAGAATCTGTCATAAAGGACGTGTGCAACCTGAAAAATTTAACTTCCTTAAGATTCTACTTTCCCAAGGTGCAACAACTTCAGGACTTTCTTCAAATGAGTCACTCATGGAAGCATAATCTATTAAGGAACTTCAACTTCATTGTTGGCTATGACATCAAGCGCATGTTATCGCGGGTTCCTTCTAATGTGGAGTTAGATTACAATCAACAACAAAGGTGCCTGCGGCTTGTGAATTACAAGAAAATACCAGAAGATGCCATCGTGGAAGTACTAACTCGAACAACAGCGTTCTACCTTGATCACCTCCTCAAGATCCGCAGTCTATCACAGTTTGGAGTTAAAAACATAATAGGATTGGAATTTTGCATAGTTAGGGAATGTCCCGAGATTGAATACATCATTGATGGTAAAGAACTGGCATTACCATTTCTAGAACACCTGAGCCTCCATTATCTAGAGAAATTGAAGGGGATTTGGAAGGAACAATTGCCATTTGGAAGTTTCGCTAGTCTAAAATGTTTGAGCATTCACACATGTTGGCAGTTGAAGTTTGTTTTCACAAGCTCTATGAGTAGGCACTTCCCTAACTTGGAAGAGTTGGTTGTTGAAGATTGTAAAGCCATCACGGACATCATATTTGTGGAGAACAACATCGAGCTTAATTATGCTATGCTTCCAAAGTTGAAAAATATGGCACTCAGATATTTGCCTAATTTGGTCAGCATCTGGGAAGGGCCCTGGCCATCTTTGGAGCATATTAGCTTTTACCATTGTCCAAAGCTGAAGAAACTAAGCATGGGTTCTGTCTCCGAGTTCAGATCATCcatcaagaagatagaagcagagaAACAATGGTGGGATATGTTAAAATGGGAGGACTATTCTTTGCGTGACGAACTTCAGACTTGTTTCTTCCCTTTAACAGAAGAAGAATTGTAA